The nucleotide sequence GAAACTTCTCCCActttttagaaagaaaaaaaaaaacgtgaccTCGTGTGTACAAAAAGATGGCGCAACGTCACAATGCCAGATCTGACCTATAATTgtagaaaacacattttcctgcCCACTTAGGCGAAGCGAACACAACACTTATCTTCCGTGGAAACTTGAAGCCGCTGCGACGCGCGGTGAATTAGTGGCTGACATACAGATGGAAAGGGCTTTTAATTGCATCTttgaaaaatattatttatGTATACTGCAGGACAATTTTAGATTTTATTCCCCCCCTGACAATCTGTAAAGAAGGAACAGACTGTGCTGGAGATGTGAAGACACACATTTGTGAATCCTCAAACCGAGCATTGTTTCCCTTTAAGCCTCACCACTATTTTGACACCATCAAGGACATCAGGCGTCTATGGACACGCTTTCAAACCGAATCACCTTGGAAATACCTCGGCCGCCATGGCAACATGTTTTCTAATCTTTGTTATCTGTAAGCAACTCACCACTCCAGCCGCAGCTGACTAATCCAGCCCTCACATCCTGCATggggtgtgtttctgtttgtaacACACAGCCGCCGCCACCAGCTAAACCCAGCGAATGTCAGTGACCTCATCAAGTCAATAAGAGAGTAAAAAGAGACAAGTGAAACAACGTCTCGTCTTTAAAATCACACGGCCGGTTAACCGGCAACGGTCTGATGCAGTTAGGACACATTCAAACAAAGCAACAACCACTTCTCCTTCTTGACCTGGAAAGTGTGGGAACTCAGCCATGAACCCGTTTTCATGAAAATATTAATACACACTTGTGTTTGAGTTCACGCTCTGTTAACAATCAGGTGTGAATCAGCCAAAGTCAGACAAATTCACAACAGGAAGTCATGACTCTCCGTCAGGTAAACAATTGCTCCATCCTTTTTTTCACAACTTTCCAACCACTAACCCTCCCCGTGCAGGGTTAATTGCAAGAGGAAATCCTCTCCACACCGTCTGTTCTTCACTGGAAAATTAGGAAAGCTGCCGCCTGCTACACTGGAACGTACCAAACCATACAGTTGCCGAACGCCGGCGAGCGCACACAGCGCCTGACCAACTTTTTAAGGTTATCTTGGACGCTCATCAGCGGCTCAAAACCTGCATGTCGTTTTTCCTTGTTTTGACAGAGCACATCAGATTAGACGGtctctgtgtttcagaggaATGCGAGTCAGCGGCAGAGTGATGTTTATCTCTCTGTGCTCTCAATAAACTTTATGGACTCGGTCTGAATTTTATAGGCTACATTAGAGCAAAGATTCCCAATTAAGGGTATTTGAACCCCAGGGAGTAGGCTGCCTCTCCAGGGGGGTACATGGACAGACTGTGGGGTGTCTGTGTCggatttaaatgaaaaacatacatCCACATATTGAATCAGCTATCACACTTAGACATCGCATGACTAAAGGTGACAGTTAGCTAAATTTAACATATGTAAACAGTTGGAAAAGTTCAGAAAAAATGGATAATTAGCCTAAAATAATGAACCAATTGCTGTCCAAAGTTTAAGAATAAAGGAATAAAGTTAAAATACCTAGCTAAAAATAATGGATAATGAAAAAAACGAAATGTGCTAAAAGTGTCCTTAACTGATAAACTGTTAAAATAATTAGCTAAAAGTATTTGTTAAACAGTTGAGCTAGTTAGCTTAAAGTAGCGAACCAAATAGTTAGGCCAATATATATCAACTTTTTAAACAGTTGGCTAAAAGTAATGGATACATAACTCAGGTAAAAGTCACTTCACAACAGCTGAAATAGTTAGTAATGTAAAACGAGTTAAAATAGCTTAAAGGGACATTTGAAATAGTTAGCCTTCAGTAATGGATAATATGGTTTCATACAGCTAAAATGAACAGCTATAATACCTAGCTTAAACTAATGGATACTATGATTAGAACACCTTATAGGTACAGTTGACATAGTTGGCTAAAAGTAATGAATTACGTAGTTGAAACTGCTAAAAGGAAAAGCTTAAATAATTAGCTTCACGTGATTAATTAATGGTTGAAAAAAATAGCTAAAGGAAATGGGTCTATGGTTGAAATGTCcatttttctgccactgcacatTAAAGTATTATGAATACAATCAATGACCATTCAATAACATGATAAATAAACTATTACAGCCACTTGTATAtcattaacaaacaaacaactgcTCTAGACCACGAGGGCCTTCAATCAGACCAACATAACACTAGTTCTCGCTGTAAGAATATTGATCAATGACACACTTATTTCAGAATGGATATCTTTAaatttacatgtatatatatacatatacacaataGCAATTACAACCAagtttaaacaacaacaaaaacacaatatgtaTGAATTAGGCCAACGCTGTTCAGAGCGTGCGGCACAGTAACAGTACAGTGTGGTCCAGAGACGGTGATGATGTCAACAGCTATTGATCCACACCTCACAGTGCTCTGCATTTCAAAGGCTGGTCAGCATCTGAGGACCACTGTTAGGGGAGCTGACCTTTCGGCGCAGCCAGGCTTGAAGCTGCCATCAGGTAATCCTTCAAATAGCTCCTACGTGCACTCTCACATTTGAAAAAGGTGGCAGGACTCGCCGACCTCAGGGGTTCGCCTGTGATGTGAGCCGGGAGGAACAGGGCTGTGCAACCATTTTATCGGGAGAGGCTGCTGAAGGAAAACCCCCATTCATAACACACCGTCAGATACCAAGCCAGATACCATCTTGAGCACGAGCGTATGGATCTCACATTTTGCATAGTGACAGTGAACAACTTTTTCAATCAAAACGTTTGCGGAGCTCTGTGTTTGACACTGTGCTACGGGCTTCCTTTACTCTGCTCCCGATTAATTGTTCCCTTCGTGAATATAAAATGAGCAGCGGGCTGTCATTACTGCCCGGATCTTCCTCTCCACAGATAAATGTAGTTACGGGATGTCATTTCATGTGCAGCCCATTGTAACACCTCTCCATTGCTCTTGCTCCATTTGTGTAACCAGGCAACGGCAATTTGAAAGCTCGTCTCTTCAGAGACGCAATCACCATAACTCTGAGAGCACTCCAGACAACTTGATGAAGCCAATGATCTTTGCTTGATTGATCCAACTGCAGCCTACTCAATCACTGCTGTTCACTTTTTTCATATAGAAAAAAACCCTCCAGCAGTAAGTAAAATAATTATGCACGAATCCACAAAATACAGCAAAGCCTACACGTACAGATATGTAAGGAATCATGATAAAAGCAATCATCGTGTtcaattttaaacattttcacaccccgtaaaacagaaaaatgaaggaaaaacaagCAGACTCGAGAGCATCGATAGGAGTGACGTCTCCCTTAAAACAAACTCCCAAAATAAACAAGATGTCACTGTCAGGAAAATCCCTTTCCCTCTGTTTAGAGGCCTGCCTAAACTTGTTTTGAGATTTGCGCAAAATGCCAGGGCAACAGAGACTTCTGGGAACCAGCCACAATCTGTGATCTCATAAACtaagatggattttttttttcctgccttcAGGGCTTgtcatctttttgttttctcaataACAGAGACAAGCACTGCAGAAAAGCGTGAgtcaaactcaaaacaaaagatgatcAGTGTTACACAAGCACGGCCCAGAAACACCTGCTGCATACTTCAAGGGTTACTGTTCCACCATGTCAAACTGAACACCGGTGCCAGGGGCAGGTCAGACGTAGACTTACCGAAGGACTGCAGGCAGGCCTGGATGAGCTCCTCCCAGCTCGCCCCCTTGGTGAGGTGTCCCAGGGGCATGGTGGATTTGCCCTGGGTGGTCTGGGCCGGGCTGGGTTTGTGGAACCTGTGAGGACGGCCCGGAGGAGAAACTCTAGACCTGGAGCTGCATCCTGGAGTCGCCCTccttgaggaaaaaaacaccaaacacattAATTGAGGAGTAAGGGGGAAGAGGGCCTCGGTTGactgaaaatgtgtcttttttcttctctctctctctctctttctctctctatttgCATTTGGGGATGTAGAGTATGTGGACGTACAAACCATAATCTTATGACACCGCCGCAGATTATTACGCATGAAACAAGCTGTGTTATTGCCGCAAATACTGGAGCCATTGTTTGAACTTCAGAAACCCCCCCGAGATTCTGCTATTCATTGTTCTCATTTCCTTCCTTTGACTAAGGGAAATACCGGTTGATTGCGGACATCCACTTTTAAAACTGTTGAGTGACCGGTAAACAAGAAGGAATTtattttaaagaacatttttttttttttttttttacctattgCGCGTTTGTGCGCAAAAACTAGTTTGGGAGCATGGATTCACTTTTACGCATCCTGAAGGCACAATTTAAGATCTGATTCACCGCTGAGCAGCAGTCACACCGCAATCCAGATAACTGAAATAATCAACTGTTGAATAAGTGCGCACATTTCCGCCAAAACCGCACCTGACGCTCCtctttttgaaataaaaaccaaGAAAAAGATTATCTGACTTACGCATCGTCCTTTCCCTTTTCGTCCGGCGCTACACTTTCGCTGTGGATATTTTCTCGTGATTGACATCCCATGGCGAGGTACTGGGCGACGAGCGGCTGAACGAGGCTGTCCATCTGTGTTCTCCTCGATGGGAGCATTTCATCGCTCTGCTCGGCTAAGTGCGCCTCCGCGGTCTCGGCAGCATTGTGCTGACTCGTCAATGAACGTTACACAATTAAGAGTCACCCCCAGCTCGTCTGCGAGTGGGCGGCCGCGGTGCCGGGCTTGTCACTCACACACGGAGTGGGCTCCCTCCGTGCGTGCTTTCGCTTCGGCAGCCTTCACGTCTTGCGTCAAAAAAGTCGAGTTCCCACAGGTCCAATGTTTGGCAACTTTAATCAGATAATTAGTCTGGTCCCTGAAGGCAACACGTTGAGAGGCAGTTAATACACGCTCACTGTCATCTCACTCATATGAAACTGCTCTAAAGATGACTAATCTGATTATAGGTTGATTTCTGCATTAatttttcacaaacacactcatatttatatattcatcagtgtattcaaatttaaaaaaaaaaaccagcaggCTCCAGGTCTCCTGTGGGTCCCAGACATGGATACATGTAGAAAACTGTTGGATGTTCATCCCTTTTGTAGTTTACCaaagctttttgtttgttcagtctgcTGCACAGGAAAAGGGTGGACCTTCCTCTGAAGATAACAACGGCAGCAGATTCCATTATGGCTCATATGGAGGATAAAGTAATTTTAGCGTGCTGTAGGTGGTCCCAGAGAGGATGTTTCCTGAAGTCTTTCAACTGCTTCGAGAAGTGAACCGAGTCTTATCACACGCATCCGGGTGATTAGGGATTCATGTGGACATTGTGCCTGTGGCTAACAATAGTTTTAGATAAAGGGCAAGTTCACCTAAAATAATGGAAAGTCAGTCGTTATCTGTTCACGATCACGCcaatggaaagtcgggtgaagtttcgtagtccaccaaacatttctggTCGGGGACTTgtgttaaaagataaaaaagaaaaatgtctccatacagctaCATATTGTCTGGCGTAAAGCAAAGTCACCAGAAGCCTAGAGgtccaaaatgtattttaaaatgtaataatgcaataatacaataatgtacacttttagcttagcagctagagtgaatatttcagcttttaaaagggtgtaaataacatccaTTGGATCTTGGGGCTCCCAGAGACTTAAATCAAGTCcctatctacttcagttgtttaagagagTGCCGCAACGCTGctttagaaatgttttgcagGCTACACAACTTCACCTGACTCGCCATCACCACGAAGGCGAGTACACAATAACTGAACgttttggggtgaacttatcctttaacacTTGGTTGCTAAAGAAGTGACAGCCAAGGGCCATAAAATAAAGTGCAATGatggatattttcttttttatttaatggtTTAACACGTGGTGTGTTACCCTCCCTCAAAGAATCAACAACACTCCTTCTTACTTCACATGTAGTATGCCCTGATAATGTGAAAGGTCTTTCAAGTAATAGAACTGAAAATTAAATTGATAACAGCTTTTCTTTGATGGTAAAACATCAAATTTAAGCAAAGAGGAATGTAGTTTTTCACTTAACTTTAACCTAGTACAAACTCAGGAGGAGCAATTCATACAACAGGACAAATGATAAAAGGTGCTCACAGTTTCTGAGACTGATCCTGGACACTCCCGGAGCGTCCTCCCTTTGGTTAGGTGCCTCCCTGTCCACAGATGAACAATAGTCTGAGTTAGTAGTTTGAGTTAATGTGTTCCACAGACAGGGTGAAGTCATGAGAACCTGTGTATTAGCAGCTGGTTACTTCTGATAAGATAGCTTGACTGTACCGCTGCTGTTAATCAGTCCAGTCGGCGATGCCTTTAAGCCTGCCCCCATGTGGGCTGAAGGCACATCTAGATCTGATTGGGTTCCATTCATGACACAAAGCCCACCACTGCTGGAAGAAATCCACAGCGTAAATAacaatacattcacaaaaaaaacatatttctatgTCAAGGAAGGAGGTTTTTATGAACTAGCATAAAATGCCATTTAGGGTGTCTCCACCCGACTGCAgtccaaaaacaaacacacactgataagGAGAATTTGAAAGTCAGATTtcacaaatgagaaatgtaCTGCGACTAAAGGAGAGAATTGACTTAACTTACAGGTAAACTCTTCtcgctgcagcactgttttggaCGCTATATGAAACATTTGGGAGGATCATAATTCCACATCCGCTTATGATTATGCACTCTGAATGAGATGGTGCAAAGTTAATTTCCTCAAATCTCTGAGAAAAAGGGGAACAAGGGCAAATGTTTAAAAGAGAGAACAGTTTCATGATTGCATTGTAAACATCACCAATGACCTTTATTTGCATTTCGTACTGTAAAAATGTCTGACGTGTTTGCCATTTGGATTCAGACCATTTAAAGATGATCAGGTACCATTTCAGTCTTCAGTGCTGTGGTCGGATGCAAAATATGCAGAATGGCCCATTAGTAGTCAGCCAGTCACTGCTGCCACCAGGTCGCATGCTGATTTATGTCTTTAGGGTGTAAGTAAAAAGGGCAGTGAAGGATTTCTTGATAAATGATCAAGGTCTAATTAAAGTGTATTCAAATTTTACGGCCAAAGTGCGTCTCTCAACGCCGCGCACTGACACACCCTTCCCAGGCAACTTTAAAACGGTCACGTACACACATGATGTAACATGGATAAAAAAAGGAATTGCAGCTTTTATACATCACCTCaaaattgtcacatttttaagaGACACACTTGAAGCCAAAAGACTGAGAGACCTGAGACTAACAGCAATTAGGCTCAAGACTTGGACCGTGACCACCCCCTGCTGGATATTCTGAGTTATCTACTAACCAACAGGGAGCGCTGGCATTTTGCAATTACTAAATATTAGTTTCAGTAGCATGCTGAGTAGCCTACAAGAGGAAATAGATTATTTGAGTACTACTGGTGCATCTatttttggggaagaaattttaataaGAAGAGAAATATGCccaaaaaaaacgaaataaaaaaactctttgttttcatgactgagagaagtgaagaaataaaagtgactttaaaaggacaacacaatttcatactgctttgctttgtttatatgtggcgtaCCCTGCCACCATTATAGATTcaaaacagtgttcttgggactatattttcctctgagaacagcttgttcactCAGTTATGGATACAATAAATATTTCCAAGTTTGTGTTATAATCTCATGGATATGGTAAAATATTAagattctgagttttaatttcctcTCATAAACTACACAGGGGCCCTTTAAAGTACTTACTGCAGGAGCTCTGTCTGCTCATGTTGATCTTCACCAGCAGTCTCCATATTAATCAGGTAACAAAAAAAGGACTTGGAGCAGATCTCAGCAGTAACTTCTGACTGTAACACAGCAACGTAACAAGCAGACTTTAAACTTCACTTTGTACTTGTCTTGCTACCTAACCTAACAATTTGAAGGTCGGCACCAATGTCAAGATATTCACATAGTAGCTGCCATGCAATCACATTACGCAAATGTTATGATTGTGAAGCAGAACATCTACAATAATATGCAGTACGTTCTCTTTTGATAGTTCGTGTTGTCTTCAAAATTCATGTTAGcatactttttttgttgttgctaatTGTGATAGTGTTCGCCAGGGAGGGCGTCGAAGCCGAAATTAACGAGGAGGTTGTGAACGCAGCGTTGATTTGCGCCACATGGCACGGCGGccgcagctagcagctagcagctagctactgTAGGTTGACAGTACCTCGAATGACAGACTGTATGCCGAGCTGGTTACCGCTAAAGCTAGTCACAGCCTGATACCTATAATCCAGCAGCTTCACTTTTCTTGTTTTGATAGCTTGTAACAACTTCCACAGAACGCGAGATGGCGGCGGAAGACGTCCAGTTGTTGAACGTGTTCAAGGGGAAACGCATCAAGTTGACCCTCAAGACTTCATCTTATCTCGGCGTCGTGCAGCGCATCAACCCCAACAAATCCTTGGTTCTGGTGGACGGTTAGAAAAACTTTTAATCTTTTAGACGGTGTAGTAACTGAACTGTGGACTGCCCTGGTCAacttttgtgtgttgttttcagttGTTAGCTGCAGTAATGGTTGCAAAATCCCGGGCTCCAAATTGTTCTTTGGGCGAGAGATTGTGAATGGTGAGTGTGACTGACACTGACAAAGTTGAATGTGGTGAATACTTTTTTgtgttaaactttttttttcttcttttttttctttttaattgtgcATAATACAGTGGAATTAACCAATGAAGCCGACAGTAGGTAGGTAACCAACCAAGGAACATATTATGACACCATTagcatctctggcctggccATAAACTGTAACATCCAATGTGCTGCAGAAGTATTCATGACCCTGCAGCTGAAGAACACTTGAAAGTGGAGAGGTTCCAGCCCTACAGGAAGAGCATCGCTTTGGGTAAGTGTAATAAAGAAGAGGgacacattttctctttttgtcatACTTCAAATGCATTTCTTCCATATGTGTTTCTTGAGCATTGAGAGGTTCCTTTCAcacagatgatgatgaggagcaggaggaagaggaggagttcATAAACTTTGTGGTCATTGATGAGTTTCACGAGAAGTTTGGAACCGCTGTatgttgatttttgagttctttttctgttgtgtaGATCACAAACTTGCAGTTTTACCTGCTCGGTATGCAATGGAGGTGACCTGTTGACTTAAAAGCTGATCATAATATCCCGTGCTCCCATCCTGCAGGTGATGCACATCAAGAAGCAGCGTGTGATCGGTGTGGGAGCAGATGGAGTCGAGGCCTATAAGCTTGGGAGGCTGTGTTGGCTGCAGGTGAGGAGCTCTGCATTCCTTCTCTTCCATCTGCCTTTTTGCTTGTGTCTTCCTTCTTTTCCTATATGGCAAGCATGAAAGGATAAGAGAATAACTGAAACGGATTGTCATGTGTCTAGATTGCCACCAAAAACAAGGTGTACCTGTTTGATATCCTGTTACTTGGAGCCAAGGCCTTCAAGAATGGTCTTTCCATGATCCTGGAAAACAAGCTCATACTGAAGGTGAGCGGCGTAAACAGACCAGCAAATACTGGTGTCTGTCATCGTGATGGTTATTACCATAACATCAGTGTTGATTGTACATTTGGTACAGGTCATTCATGACTGCAGAGCCATGGCTGGAAGTCTGATTGCGCAGTTTGGAGTCAAGCTGACCAACGTCTTTGACACTCAGGTACATGTAGAGTTTGTACGGTGGCCGTTGAGTCTTTAATGTTTCGCTCCTGTATGTCTAGCTGAGCTcacttattttcttcttttctgtgtgtgtgtgtgtgtgtgtgtgtgtgtgtgtgtgtgagtgtgaaggtAGCAGATGTCATGTGCTTCTACTCAGAGACGGGAGGTTTCCTTCCCGACAGAGTCAGCACTCTGCAGGAGGTGGTGAGTCTCCATCTGAAGGTGCCCTCCTCCCAGCTCTTATCCCTTCAGATGAAGTCACAGTTCACCAAGGTACAGCGCATACTCTCACCTGAGATGgttacatttacagtatatagTATAAACCCTGGTGTGTGTTTCTATACGAGGAACGGGAGATGTGGCAGCAGCGGCCCTGTCCGGTCCCCCTGCTTAAAGTGATGGCTCTGTCAGTGATCCACCTTCAGCCCCTCAGACTGGTGCTGCTGGATGCTCTCATGATAGACTACATGACCCTGGTGGATTCATACATCAGTACCAGCCACTACAAAC is from Sparus aurata chromosome 16, fSpaAur1.1, whole genome shotgun sequence and encodes:
- the exd1 gene encoding piRNA biogenesis protein EXD1: MAAEDVQLLNVFKGKRIKLTLKTSSYLGVVQRINPNKSLVLVDVVSCSNGCKIPGSKLFFGREIVNVELTNEADSRSIHDPAAEEHLKVERFQPYRKSIALDDDEEQEEEEEFINFVVIDEFHEKFGTAVMHIKKQRVIGVGADGVEAYKLGRLCWLQIATKNKVYLFDILLLGAKAFKNGLSMILENKLILKVIHDCRAMAGSLIAQFGVKLTNVFDTQVADVMCFYSETGGFLPDRVSTLQEVVSLHLKVPSSQLLSLQMKSQFTKEREMWQQRPCPVPLLKVMALSVIHLQPLRLVLLDALMIDYMTLVDSYISTSHYKPDDLQHISMEDMLEMPRELKQLEQMHRDRQEWATNHYPVTEQGLLARFKPRTPPETSPAEQEQHQTRAKESCDPAASPSSTQADPHSSPKGPLRAASVSSVDVRASPEPAAQAPVPCDTPDLRKEMPVNGPLSLSVGRGRTEVPMMGRGRSFGKEQSSVPALPAMGRAFLLQISQAHKPGESTRDIETPGRMGVTPSCPNQTLTQDVTPQPGQSASNNLPKDTSGLKKDIFTPQPPSSSSLSQSFISFRY